The following coding sequences are from one Luteolibacter yonseiensis window:
- the metK gene encoding methionine adenosyltransferase, whose translation MSTFIFSSESVGEGHPDKVADTISDAILDACLTLDPKSRVACETFVKSNVVVVGGEITIPSLQDKKKGTTKPLDEVINIGKIIRDAVRGIGYTNNDDVFHADTLFINNYLTAQSPDIAQGVDAAAAEGKKHKEQGAGDQGIMFGYACDETPELMPAPIMFAHRLGRELTRIRKAGKLAKWLRPDAKSQVSVEYVDGKPTRIVNVVISTQHSADVEHAEIEKFCIEQVIKKVLPKEMLTKDTEYLINPTGKFVVGGPQGDSGLTGRKIIVDTYGGTGRHGGGAFSGKDPSKVDRSAAYMGRWVAKNVVAAGLASRCEVQFAYAIGHPLPVSVHVDTFGTGIKSDAEILAGILKVFSFKPADIVKQLNLLRPIYSKSTNYGHFGKDDADLTWESTDKAAALKKAVG comes from the coding sequence ATGAGCACCTTCATTTTCTCTTCAGAGTCCGTGGGCGAAGGCCATCCGGACAAAGTCGCCGACACCATCTCGGACGCAATCCTTGACGCCTGCCTCACCCTTGATCCGAAGAGCCGCGTGGCTTGCGAAACTTTCGTGAAAAGCAACGTCGTCGTTGTCGGCGGCGAGATCACGATCCCGTCGCTTCAGGACAAGAAGAAGGGCACCACCAAGCCGCTGGATGAGGTCATCAACATCGGCAAGATCATCCGCGACGCGGTTCGTGGCATCGGCTACACCAACAATGACGACGTCTTCCACGCCGACACGCTTTTCATCAACAACTACCTGACCGCGCAAAGCCCGGACATCGCCCAAGGCGTGGACGCCGCCGCTGCGGAAGGCAAGAAGCACAAGGAGCAGGGTGCCGGTGACCAAGGCATCATGTTCGGCTACGCTTGCGATGAAACTCCGGAGCTCATGCCAGCGCCCATCATGTTCGCGCACCGCCTCGGCCGCGAGCTGACCCGCATCCGCAAGGCCGGCAAGCTCGCCAAGTGGCTGCGTCCGGACGCGAAGTCCCAGGTCTCCGTCGAATATGTGGACGGCAAACCGACCCGCATCGTCAACGTCGTCATCTCCACCCAGCACTCCGCCGATGTGGAGCATGCGGAAATCGAAAAATTCTGCATCGAGCAGGTCATCAAGAAGGTCCTGCCGAAGGAAATGCTCACCAAGGACACCGAGTATCTCATCAACCCGACCGGCAAGTTCGTCGTCGGCGGCCCGCAAGGCGACTCCGGCCTGACCGGACGCAAGATCATCGTCGACACCTATGGTGGCACCGGCCGTCACGGTGGTGGTGCTTTCTCCGGGAAGGACCCTTCCAAGGTCGACCGCTCCGCCGCCTACATGGGCCGCTGGGTTGCGAAGAACGTCGTCGCCGCCGGTCTGGCGTCGCGTTGCGAGGTCCAGTTCGCCTACGCCATCGGTCACCCGCTTCCGGTGAGCGTGCACGTGGACACCTTCGGCACCGGAATCAAGTCCGATGCCGAGATCCTCGCGGGCATCCTCAAGGTCTTCTCCTTCAAGCCTGCGGACATCGTCAAGCAGCTCAACCTGCTCCGTCCGATCTATTCCAAGTCCACCAACTACGGCCACTTCGGCAAAGACGACGCGGATCTCACCTGGGAATCCACCGACAAGGCGGCCGCGCTTAAGAAGGCGGTGGGCTGA
- the ahcY gene encoding adenosylhomocysteinase, whose amino-acid sequence MSFTDYKVRDIGLADFGRKEIEIAEHEMPGLMATRAKYGPEKPLEGVRIMGSLHMTIQTAVLIETLVALGAQVRWVSCNIFSTQDHAAAAIAAAEIPVYAWKGETLEEYWWCTWEALQFPGGFGPELIVDDGGDATLLIHKGYELENGSDWVNTPSGSHEEQVIKDLLKKIHAEQPGIFATIVKDWKGVSEETTTGVHRLYQMAKAGTLLVPAINVNDSVTKSKFDNLYGCRESLVDGIKRATDVMISGKVGVVCGYGDVGKGCAQALRGQGAQVVVTEVDPICALQAAMEGFRVLTVEDTLGWGDIYVTTTGNFDIIRLEHMEKMKDQAIVCNIGHFDNEIQIDKLNNAPGVVQKNIKPQVDKYTFPTGNSIYMLAEGRLVNLGCATGHPSFVMSNSFTNQTLAQIDLWKNKDVYKAGQVTVLSKHLDEEVARLHLAKVGAKLTTLTQAQADYISVPVEGPYKADHYRY is encoded by the coding sequence ATGAGCTTCACAGATTATAAGGTTCGCGACATCGGTCTTGCCGATTTCGGACGTAAGGAAATCGAGATCGCCGAGCATGAAATGCCGGGTCTCATGGCAACCCGTGCCAAGTACGGTCCTGAGAAACCTCTCGAGGGCGTCCGCATCATGGGCTCGCTGCACATGACCATCCAGACGGCGGTGCTCATCGAGACGCTCGTCGCTCTCGGTGCGCAGGTGCGCTGGGTTTCCTGCAACATCTTCTCCACCCAGGACCACGCCGCCGCCGCCATCGCTGCTGCGGAAATCCCGGTCTACGCCTGGAAGGGCGAGACCCTTGAGGAATATTGGTGGTGCACTTGGGAAGCGCTCCAGTTCCCCGGCGGCTTCGGTCCCGAACTGATCGTCGATGATGGTGGCGACGCGACCCTCCTCATCCACAAGGGCTACGAACTCGAGAACGGTTCCGACTGGGTCAACACCCCGTCCGGCAGCCATGAGGAACAGGTCATCAAGGACCTCCTTAAGAAAATCCACGCCGAGCAACCCGGCATCTTCGCGACCATCGTGAAGGACTGGAAAGGTGTTTCCGAAGAAACCACCACCGGTGTCCACCGCCTCTATCAAATGGCGAAGGCGGGCACGCTCCTCGTGCCGGCGATCAACGTCAACGACTCGGTCACCAAATCGAAATTCGACAACCTCTACGGCTGCCGCGAATCGCTGGTGGACGGCATCAAGCGCGCCACCGACGTGATGATCTCCGGCAAGGTCGGCGTCGTCTGCGGATACGGCGATGTCGGCAAGGGCTGCGCCCAGGCCCTCCGCGGCCAGGGTGCCCAGGTCGTCGTCACCGAAGTGGACCCGATCTGCGCGCTGCAAGCCGCGATGGAAGGCTTCCGCGTCCTCACTGTTGAAGACACCCTCGGCTGGGGCGACATCTACGTCACCACGACCGGTAACTTCGACATCATCCGTCTCGAGCACATGGAGAAGATGAAGGACCAGGCCATCGTCTGCAACATCGGCCACTTCGACAACGAGATCCAGATCGACAAGCTCAACAACGCTCCCGGCGTCGTTCAGAAAAACATCAAGCCACAGGTGGACAAATACACCTTCCCGACCGGCAACAGCATCTACATGCTCGCGGAAGGCCGTCTGGTGAACCTCGGCTGCGCCACCGGCCACCCGAGCTTCGTGATGTCCAACAGCTTCACCAACCAGACGCTCGCACAGATCGATCTCTGGAAGAACAAGGACGTTTACAAGGCCGGCCAGGTGACCGTGCTTTCGAAGCACCTCGACGAGGAGGTCGCCCGTCTTCACCTCGCGAAGGTGGGAGCCAAGCTCACGACCCTCACGCAGGCCCAGGCGGACTACATCAGCGTCCCGGTTGAAGGTCCCTACAAGGCGGACCACTACCGCTATTGA
- a CDS encoding ArsR/SmtB family transcription factor, which produces MPSMLKSLKLLSDPTRLRILKLVENESLSVAELQEVLGMGQSRISTQLSQLKLEGLVSDERSGKNNIYTCTADPDLMDVARLAAAEVPEVAADEAALRHLLRKRRDTSRAYFDELAGRFGKDYVPGRSWKALAEALIKVLNYRVVADLGAGEGTLAQLLAQRAEKVIAVDLSPKMVEFGQDLAIRNGLTNLEYRIGDIEEPPIEDNSLDLAILSQALHHAEHPERALDAAFRILKPGGRIIVLDLLQHQFEEARELYADRWLGFAESELAAMLEKSGFTSIETIVADRETAAPKFQTLLGIGARPA; this is translated from the coding sequence ATGCCGTCAATGCTCAAATCCTTGAAGCTGCTGTCCGATCCCACCCGCCTGCGGATCCTGAAGCTGGTGGAAAACGAATCGCTATCAGTCGCTGAACTTCAAGAGGTCCTGGGCATGGGTCAGAGCCGCATCTCCACCCAACTATCCCAGTTGAAGCTGGAGGGTCTCGTGAGCGACGAACGCAGTGGCAAAAACAACATTTACACCTGCACCGCCGATCCGGACCTCATGGATGTGGCCCGCCTTGCCGCCGCGGAGGTTCCGGAAGTGGCTGCCGACGAAGCCGCGCTTCGCCATCTTCTCAGGAAACGCAGGGACACCTCGCGCGCCTATTTCGACGAACTGGCGGGTCGGTTCGGCAAGGACTATGTCCCCGGCCGCTCCTGGAAAGCTCTCGCCGAGGCTCTCATCAAGGTGCTGAACTACCGGGTCGTCGCCGATCTCGGCGCGGGTGAGGGAACGCTCGCCCAGCTCCTCGCGCAACGTGCGGAGAAGGTCATCGCGGTGGATCTCTCGCCAAAGATGGTGGAATTCGGACAAGACCTCGCCATCCGGAACGGTCTCACGAATCTGGAATACCGCATCGGCGACATCGAGGAGCCGCCGATCGAAGACAACAGCCTCGATCTTGCGATCCTCAGCCAGGCACTTCACCACGCGGAGCATCCGGAACGTGCGCTGGACGCGGCATTCCGCATCCTGAAACCCGGTGGACGCATCATCGTGCTGGATCTCCTCCAACACCAGTTCGAAGAAGCCCGCGAACTCTACGCCGACCGGTGGCTGGGATTTGCCGAAAGCGAGCTGGCCGCCATGCTGGAAAAGTCCGGCTTCACCAGCATCGAAACCATCGTTGCGGACCGGGAGACCGCCGCGCCGAAATTCCAGACACTGCTCGGCATCGGCGCGCGACCGGCATAA